The following proteins are co-located in the Telopea speciosissima isolate NSW1024214 ecotype Mountain lineage chromosome 9, Tspe_v1, whole genome shotgun sequence genome:
- the LOC122638980 gene encoding uncharacterized protein LOC122638980 translates to MNKEVPGTVKNQDSHMTKFEQALNDKVLELQDQLQEVIKGKNQASIHNFHFTTDLAFIDEVWFEPLPKGFKMPVVEQYAGATDPEDHLETFKSLLFFQGTSDAILCRAFPSTLKGAMRQWFSRLPPRSLSNFTALGRAFLAHFVSSRVHKKIAANLLAIKQQSEESIRSFLTRFNKEALQGQNLDLMEKFQALRSGIRDTELKKSLIMDEPGDMYELFSRCEKYINLAEVLAAEREDKTEKKAQEKKEEIPREAGSKLNRDDVDGKNRRDDRKAWVPRAVYREFEPSYIALTHARAHILNEIKDQTTLRWPAKMVKPAHERNKNKYCRFYQDHGHNTEECRQLKGEIEALIQRGRLSRFVKKEANDRRTNYRAREPEGRRRLPPKADKELP, encoded by the coding sequence ATGAACAAGGAGGTCCCAGGAACCGTCAAGAATCAAGATTCGCATATGACAAAGTTTGAGCAAGCTCTGAATGACAAGGTCTTGGAACTTCAAGATCAGCTACAAGAAGTCATAAAGGGAAAGAACCAGGCCTCAATCCATAATTTCCACTTTACGACAGATCTCGCATTTATAGATGAGGTATGGTTTGAACCTCTCCCAAAAGGGTTTAAGATGCCAGTCGTAGAACAATACGCCGGCGCCACCGACCCAGAGGATCACCTGGAAACTTTCAAGTCCCTCCTGTTCTTCCAAGGCACTTCCGACGCTATATTGTGCAGAGCCTTCCCCTCCACTCTGAAGGGGGCAATGCGTCAATGGTTTTCTCGTCTTCCACCACGATCTCTCTCTAATTTCACAGCCCTAGGCcgggccttcttggctcacttcGTGAGCAGCAGGGTACACAAGAAGATAGCTGCCAATCTTTTGGCTATAAAGCAACAATCAGAAGAATCCATCAGAAGTTTTCTTACAAGATTTAATAAAGAAGCCCTACAGGGGCAAAACTTGGATCTAATGGAGAAGTTTCAAGCTCTGCGAAGTGGAATCCGGGATacagagttgaaaaagtcattaATCATGGACGAACCAGGAGATATGTATGAACTTTTCTCGAGATGTGAAAAGTATATTAACTTGGCTGAAGTCCTTGCGGcagaaagagaagataaaacCGAGAAGAAAgctcaagagaagaaggaagaaatccCCCGAGAGGCCGGCTCGAAGCTTAACCGAGATGATGTTGATGGAAAGAATAGGAGAGATGATAGGAAAGCTTGGGTTCCTAGGGCTGTATATCGAGAATTCGAGCCAAGCTATATTGCCCTGACCCATGCCCGGGCACATATATTAAACGAGATCAAAGATCAGACGACACTACGCTGGCCAGCCAAAATGGTCAAGCCAGCCCACGAGCGCAACAAGAATAAGTACTGTCGTTTTTACCAAGATCATGGTCACAATACCGAGGAATGCAGACAGTTAAAAGGTGAGATAGAGGCGCTCATCCAGAGAGGGCGTCTCAGTAGATTCGTCAAGAAAGAGGCGAATGATCGAAGGACAAATTACAGAGCTCGAGAGCCCGAGGGAAGGCGGAGATTACCCCCTAAGGCTGATAAAGAACTCCCCTGA
- the LOC122638981 gene encoding uncharacterized protein LOC122638981, whose amino-acid sequence MAAFFIGIKEAQRLKVEKLWVECDSASVVSAILSSKIPWSFLQVWWSATSYFHSSQWRITHCYREGNTLADALAKRAATSKVSCIWDTMPSFILHSVVWEALGRPLYRFE is encoded by the coding sequence ATGGCAGCCTTCTTTATTGGCATCAAGGAAGCTCAGAGATTAAAGGTTGAAAAGTTATGGGTGGAATGTGATTCGGCTTCGGTAGTCTCTGCAATCCTCAGTTCTAAAATTCCATGGAGTTTCCTTCAAGTGTGGTGGTCTGCGACAAGCTATTTTCACTCCTCCCAGTGGCGTATAACTCACTGTTACAGAGAAGGAAACACACTTGCAGATGCCCTTGCGAAACGTGCTGCTACTTCGAAAGTGTCATGTATCTGGGACACAATGCCAAGTTTCATTCTACATTCAGTTGTATGGGAGGCATTGGGCCGGCCACTTTATAGATTTGAGTGA